Proteins encoded by one window of Chrysiogenes arsenatis DSM 11915:
- a CDS encoding sensor histidine kinase: MSSNSLARLQHLERWMSIFFTLLAAVWSSLVIIMVLKRQLDTNLLGYGSLWVVGILVLWFSWWRASKRLSTEQIINERETLILQLNRANAELQRFAEISAHHLQEPTRRIAAYTKRLRQHMHGTTLDDETTLTITYIEEGAEQLRAIVRDIQLYLAASEPRGEIQPLDLCQLVNKIQHEKSHLLSACNATITCHSTIPLFLDAGRAKDIFSILIDNAVRYQRENIPPIISIRSYQEKTALRIEVSDNGRGIPQEYHQRVLRVFEKLQHADREGTGVGLAIVRRIVESCGGRIWLDSQHAHGITVYLELPNRKPK; encoded by the coding sequence ATGAGCAGTAACTCGCTTGCCCGTTTGCAACACCTAGAACGGTGGATGTCCATTTTTTTTACTCTGCTCGCAGCAGTATGGAGCAGCTTAGTTATTATTATGGTACTCAAACGGCAGCTCGACACCAACCTTCTCGGATATGGTTCACTCTGGGTCGTCGGCATTCTTGTTTTGTGGTTTAGCTGGTGGCGAGCCAGCAAACGACTTTCGACCGAACAAATCATCAATGAGCGCGAAACCCTCATTCTACAACTGAACCGTGCGAATGCTGAACTGCAACGATTTGCCGAAATCTCCGCCCACCACCTTCAGGAACCGACCCGTCGCATCGCCGCCTATACCAAACGACTTCGCCAACACATGCACGGCACAACATTAGACGACGAAACGACCCTGACCATCACCTATATTGAAGAAGGGGCGGAACAACTGCGCGCTATCGTGCGCGACATACAGCTCTACCTCGCCGCCAGTGAACCACGGGGCGAAATACAACCGCTCGACCTTTGCCAGTTAGTGAACAAAATCCAGCACGAAAAAAGCCACCTGCTATCAGCATGCAACGCAACCATTACGTGCCACAGTACAATACCCCTGTTTCTTGACGCCGGGCGCGCCAAAGATATATTTTCTATTTTAATCGATAATGCAGTACGGTATCAGCGCGAAAACATTCCGCCAATTATTTCTATCCGAAGCTATCAAGAAAAGACTGCATTGCGAATAGAAGTAAGCGACAACGGACGAGGCATCCCGCAAGAGTATCACCAGCGAGTGCTGCGCGTGTTCGAAAAACTTCAACATGCTGACCGTGAAGGAACGGGAGTTGGATTAGCCATTGTACGGCGAATTGTCGAGAGTTGTGGTGGACGCATATGGCTGGATTCTCAGCATGCGCATGGAATAACTGTGTACCTTGAATTACCCAATAGGAAACCAAAATGA
- a CDS encoding sensor histidine kinase — MRNSDHSSFPDVALESSTAQTQGVGIAAYQAELEVQNENLRLAQRHMEQARDAFARLYNFSPNGYLTLSSSGIILQLNQTFADMLGLSISDLTYQPFVNYLSENERRIFLARYPSFFKSPRDKNIETTLRGCNGRVHVRLTGRSEFAAFFSPKRQEEGTVLLLAVNDITEQHRLDEARRDSEEKFRLIVETTTDMIFQIDHASIFTYASPATPSVIGWEVEQIVGTSFIKLIAPESLEVAMKAFAQVMEGTSIQLLELQILRSNHSTITVGVSVAPQIRNGSVIGLQGIARDISVRKKLLDDLSRSNTELEQFAYAVSHDMRQPLRMINSYLQILAKELGGDISQTARDCIHYATDGAVRMDQMIVSLLAYSRIGRKSDPIGVVSLRETLDEALTFLAPAILETQAIIEINGEFPAFTLSRDEMVRLFQNLVDNGLKYQPVGRIPHITITARESDKNWIFSVEDNGIGIDPSQAHRLFQVFSRLQSRAKYDGNGVGLAICRKIVEKHGGKIWIKSFGDGHGTTFYFTIPKTTNPVTI; from the coding sequence ATGCGTAATTCTGACCATTCATCTTTTCCTGATGTGGCATTAGAAAGTAGTACCGCTCAAACGCAAGGGGTTGGCATTGCTGCTTACCAAGCCGAGCTTGAAGTGCAAAATGAAAATTTACGGCTTGCACAACGCCACATGGAACAGGCGCGGGATGCTTTCGCCCGGCTGTACAACTTTTCGCCCAATGGATATTTAACCCTGAGTAGCAGTGGAATTATCCTGCAACTGAACCAGACTTTTGCCGATATGCTTGGTTTGTCGATCAGTGACCTTACCTACCAGCCGTTTGTAAATTATCTTTCCGAAAATGAACGGCGCATATTTCTCGCTCGCTATCCATCGTTTTTCAAAAGCCCACGTGATAAAAATATCGAAACAACTTTGCGTGGCTGCAATGGTCGTGTGCATGTCCGTTTAACTGGCAGAAGTGAATTCGCCGCCTTTTTTTCGCCAAAGCGTCAGGAGGAAGGGACGGTACTCCTCCTTGCGGTTAACGACATTACAGAACAGCACCGCTTGGACGAAGCACGCCGCGACAGCGAGGAAAAATTTCGTCTGATCGTCGAAACCACCACCGACATGATTTTCCAAATTGATCATGCCAGCATATTTACCTATGCCTCTCCTGCCACTCCAAGCGTCATTGGGTGGGAAGTCGAACAAATCGTCGGGACGAGCTTTATCAAACTGATAGCCCCAGAGTCACTTGAAGTTGCCATGAAGGCTTTTGCGCAAGTTATGGAAGGAACCTCAATACAGCTTTTAGAATTGCAAATTCTCCGGAGCAACCATTCAACCATAACCGTTGGTGTGAGTGTTGCCCCTCAGATCCGTAACGGTTCTGTTATCGGGCTGCAAGGGATTGCACGCGACATCTCCGTTCGCAAAAAACTGCTTGACGATCTTTCACGATCCAACACCGAACTCGAACAATTTGCGTATGCGGTGTCGCATGATATGCGGCAGCCATTGCGAATGATTAACAGTTATTTGCAAATCCTTGCCAAAGAACTGGGTGGTGATATATCCCAAACGGCGCGTGACTGCATTCATTATGCTACTGATGGTGCCGTCCGTATGGATCAAATGATTGTCTCACTGCTCGCTTACTCGCGTATCGGGCGCAAAAGTGATCCGATCGGCGTGGTCAGTCTGCGGGAAACACTCGACGAAGCCCTCACGTTTCTTGCACCCGCCATTCTAGAAACCCAAGCTATCATTGAAATCAACGGAGAGTTTCCCGCTTTCACGCTGAGTCGTGACGAGATGGTTCGATTGTTTCAAAATCTGGTCGACAACGGGTTGAAATACCAACCGGTTGGGCGCATACCACACATCACCATCACCGCCAGAGAAAGCGATAAAAATTGGATTTTTTCCGTCGAAGATAACGGAATTGGCATCGATCCTTCACAAGCACACCGACTTTTTCAGGTATTTTCCCGCCTTCAGTCGCGAGCGAAATACGACGGCAATGGCGTCGGCCTTGCGATATGTCGTAAAATTGTCGAAAAGCACGGTGGTAAAATCTGGATTAAGTCATTTGGCGATGGGCATGGGACGACCTTTTATTTTACCATTCCCAAAACAACGAATCCCGTAACAATATGA
- a CDS encoding TIGR01212 family radical SAM protein (This family includes YhcC from E. coli K-12, an uncharacterized radical SAM protein.), giving the protein MSAKGYLSLSEYYRQRYGKKVYKVPIDAGFSCPNRTSRQEGGCVYCSGSGAAAAIAAENSHDIATQVIRNIAYLKRRFKAEKFVAYFQAYTNTVGTPAQLSELWQATLDQSADFIGLSVGTRPDCLPDEILDVLCEFSRRGYEVWVELGVQSLKDESLQFIRRGHSVATALDSIARLRHRSLNVCVHVIFGLPTETLDEAVAHVQQLGEAGIDGIKIHMLHILEGTDLATLYHANPFPMPTRQEYAAAVASAIATLPAHVVVQRLTGDAPAHEVLVAPLWIADKMATLREIELAIERLYAVV; this is encoded by the coding sequence TTGAGTGCCAAAGGATATCTTAGCCTGAGTGAATACTATCGGCAGCGGTACGGCAAAAAAGTTTATAAAGTTCCTATTGATGCCGGCTTTAGTTGCCCGAACCGCACCTCTCGTCAGGAAGGTGGTTGTGTTTACTGCTCCGGCAGTGGCGCCGCCGCCGCCATTGCCGCCGAAAATAGTCACGACATTGCTACTCAGGTGATCCGCAATATTGCTTACCTGAAACGACGCTTTAAAGCCGAAAAATTTGTGGCCTATTTTCAGGCCTACACCAACACCGTTGGCACTCCAGCGCAACTCAGCGAGCTGTGGCAAGCTACGCTTGACCAGAGTGCTGACTTTATAGGTCTTTCCGTGGGGACACGACCAGACTGTTTGCCGGATGAAATACTCGATGTGCTCTGCGAATTTTCACGCCGTGGCTACGAAGTGTGGGTTGAACTTGGCGTACAAAGCCTGAAGGACGAATCGCTCCAGTTTATCCGCCGTGGACATAGCGTTGCCACTGCACTCGATAGCATTGCTCGCTTACGCCATCGTTCACTGAACGTCTGCGTGCACGTTATTTTTGGCCTCCCAACAGAAACACTGGACGAGGCGGTTGCGCATGTGCAGCAGCTTGGCGAAGCAGGAATAGATGGGATTAAAATCCATATGCTGCATATTCTGGAAGGAACTGACCTTGCCACGCTCTATCATGCGAACCCTTTTCCCATGCCGACGCGGCAAGAGTACGCTGCCGCTGTCGCCAGCGCTATCGCCACGCTCCCTGCACACGTTGTGGTGCAACGACTCACGGGGGATGCTCCAGCTCACGAAGTGTTAGTCGCCCCACTTTGGATTGCTGATAAAATGGCCACATTGCGTGAAATTGAATTGGCAATTGAGCGTTTATATGCGGTAGTATAG
- the hisF gene encoding imidazole glycerol phosphate synthase subunit HisF produces MLTKRIIPCLDVAAGRVVKGVNFVNLIDAGDPVEVAKRYNAEGADEITFLDITASSDNRGILLDVVRRTADQIFIPLTVGGGVRTIEDIRALLGAGADKVSINTAAVHTPELVREASKVFGSQCIVVAVDGKQVAPGKWEIFTHGGRNRTGIDAVEWAQKMEALGAGEILLTSMDRDGTKAGYDLDFTRAVSTSVGIPVIASGGVGTLEHIAEGFTKGAADAALAASIFHFGTYTIDETKAYLQTQGIPVRYPVYRVEVAV; encoded by the coding sequence ATGCTCACAAAAAGAATTATCCCCTGCCTCGACGTTGCTGCCGGGCGGGTTGTTAAAGGGGTCAATTTCGTCAACTTGATTGATGCCGGAGATCCCGTCGAAGTTGCCAAACGCTATAATGCCGAAGGGGCTGACGAAATTACGTTTCTTGATATCACGGCTTCGAGCGATAATCGCGGTATTCTGCTGGATGTCGTGCGGCGCACGGCAGATCAGATTTTTATTCCGCTGACCGTTGGCGGAGGAGTTCGTACCATCGAAGATATCCGCGCCTTACTGGGAGCTGGTGCCGATAAAGTGAGCATCAACACCGCCGCGGTGCATACTCCCGAATTAGTGCGTGAAGCGTCTAAAGTTTTTGGTTCGCAGTGCATTGTTGTGGCGGTTGACGGCAAGCAAGTTGCTCCGGGGAAATGGGAAATTTTCACTCACGGCGGACGCAATCGCACGGGTATTGATGCCGTAGAATGGGCACAGAAAATGGAAGCGCTCGGTGCTGGCGAAATCCTTCTGACCAGTATGGATCGGGATGGCACAAAAGCGGGCTACGATTTAGACTTTACCCGTGCCGTATCTACCAGCGTCGGCATTCCTGTCATTGCCAGTGGTGGTGTTGGCACACTCGAACATATTGCCGAAGGCTTCACCAAGGGGGCGGCGGACGCTGCACTTGCGGCATCAATTTTTCACTTTGGCACCTATACCATTGACGAAACCAAAGCCTATTTGCAAACACAGGGAATTCCCGTTCGCTACCCCGTCTATCGGGTCGAGGTCGCTGTTTGA
- the uvrC gene encoding excinuclease ABC subunit UvrC yields the protein MAEMIQTAPDEPGIYKMFGSGGVILYVGKAKSLKKRLKNYLSSDLSPKISKMVALVEHVECVRVFNENEAFILENTLIKQHQPRYNTLLRDDKTYPFIRIDFRHPYPRIDTVRRIKADGARYFGPYVHGSSVFRLLRLLAHLYKLRSCSNTEFARRTKPCIEYEIGNCLAPCVYDVAAAYRAELDELIAFLKGKSKRTIERMEQQMRHFAQVLDFERAAEVRDRLASLSTVLASQTVLDQRSYDADVYWIEPLPRQERYLASMLIVRDGKLSGSLVKRLAGAQSDDDAVESLIGQYAAGLQPPQMIICNLAAPESVHHFLRESRIEFITPQRGYKKRTLELAQMNLSRHREKVEADLSEQLRQMFGLTRLSRIECFDISAFQGSYPIGSMSVWEEGELHPAAYRLFKLEGFTQNDDYQMMYTTLLRRFTGTLAHEPHPDILVIDGGASQLDMALKALSEAGVSLPLTVAISKGRSAKRRGEAKSIFDEIHLPGRKNTLAIKPNSPLRIFQLVRDEAHRFGITAHSKGRDRESQTSTLLSLSGIGPGTLKQLLMHFASFEEMAAYPERVCTLIGEKKGKILLDHLAKNLG from the coding sequence ATGGCAGAAATGATTCAAACGGCTCCCGACGAGCCAGGCATTTACAAAATGTTTGGCTCTGGTGGAGTCATTTTGTATGTCGGGAAAGCGAAGTCGCTGAAAAAACGACTGAAAAACTATCTGAGCAGCGACCTTTCGCCGAAAATCAGCAAAATGGTGGCTCTGGTAGAGCACGTCGAGTGCGTGCGCGTGTTTAACGAAAACGAAGCCTTCATCCTCGAAAACACGCTTATTAAGCAACACCAGCCGCGCTACAATACCTTGCTGCGTGACGATAAAACCTACCCTTTTATCCGCATCGATTTCCGTCACCCATATCCCCGCATTGACACGGTACGCCGCATAAAAGCCGATGGAGCACGCTACTTTGGCCCGTATGTTCACGGCAGCAGTGTGTTTCGCCTCTTACGTCTGTTGGCGCATCTGTATAAGCTGCGCAGCTGCTCCAATACCGAGTTCGCACGGCGTACCAAGCCGTGTATCGAATACGAAATCGGCAATTGCCTCGCGCCTTGCGTATATGATGTTGCGGCGGCCTACCGTGCCGAACTTGATGAACTGATTGCTTTTCTCAAAGGAAAGAGTAAGCGGACAATCGAGCGAATGGAACAGCAGATGCGCCATTTCGCGCAGGTACTCGACTTTGAGCGTGCCGCCGAAGTGCGTGACCGCCTTGCGTCGCTCTCTACCGTGCTTGCGAGCCAGACCGTACTTGATCAACGCAGCTATGATGCGGATGTGTATTGGATTGAACCCTTGCCGCGTCAGGAGCGCTACCTTGCTTCCATGCTGATTGTCCGTGATGGCAAGCTTTCCGGAAGCCTTGTCAAACGGCTGGCTGGAGCACAAAGTGACGACGATGCGGTCGAATCCCTTATCGGCCAGTACGCCGCCGGATTGCAGCCACCACAGATGATTATCTGCAACCTTGCGGCACCCGAAAGTGTTCACCATTTCTTGCGTGAAAGCCGGATCGAATTTATCACACCGCAACGGGGTTATAAAAAACGGACACTAGAGCTGGCGCAGATGAATCTCAGCCGCCATCGCGAAAAAGTTGAGGCCGACCTGAGCGAACAATTGCGGCAGATGTTTGGCCTTACTCGCCTGAGTCGCATTGAATGTTTCGATATCTCCGCTTTTCAGGGAAGCTATCCCATTGGTTCGATGTCCGTGTGGGAGGAAGGGGAACTTCATCCGGCGGCCTATCGCTTATTCAAGCTCGAAGGATTTACGCAGAACGACGACTATCAAATGATGTACACCACGCTCTTGCGACGTTTTACGGGAACGTTGGCGCACGAGCCCCATCCCGATATTCTGGTGATTGACGGCGGCGCATCGCAACTCGATATGGCACTGAAAGCATTAAGCGAAGCGGGCGTTTCTCTACCGCTTACCGTTGCTATCTCAAAAGGACGCAGTGCCAAACGGCGTGGGGAGGCAAAGTCAATATTTGACGAAATTCATCTTCCCGGACGCAAAAATACACTCGCCATTAAGCCAAACTCACCACTACGGATTTTCCAACTCGTACGCGACGAAGCGCACCGCTTTGGCATTACCGCTCACAGCAAAGGGCGCGACCGTGAAAGCCAGACCAGCACGCTACTCTCACTTTCCGGAATCGGCCCTGGAACCCTAAAGCAACTTCTGATGCATTTTGCCAGCTTTGAGGAAATGGCCGCTTACCCAGAGCGTGTTTGCACCCTTATCGGGGAAAAGAAGGGAAAGATACTGCTTGATCATTTGGCGAAAAATTTAGGGTAG
- a CDS encoding tetratricopeptide repeat protein, giving the protein MNANFTRLFSSGLLVMLLWSGTVLANVDNLQVARKLLADSLFSEAATLLVEYVNEHSDDAHAIHMLGLAEFGMENYREALRWFLISDNKDTTKALKAINANYMAQSYEFLGDLKSALAAYDVFLEGQPDDETRHGAASIAYELGEYRRSLAYLDTISRNYPHMETVIFDRMRNLYHLGQINEALEVAQKVQINKLDPENALELLYYQYNIALEQKNFRVAFERLEAILPRLSAPSREVWQQYIALAAQQGKGDKLLQQGERYLRAFGTDRTVMATLTSYLRNNFTTTAPSVMAKFSPLHDDFRRLYLRKLYAIGSHQELVKEVEQKAIADSDIVLMFVDSLGKLDRRSEALRYINISLSHARDTQERLALLNIKYDVIVTNQGDRLALSQEIYEQFPSGASYYNYLADLYAAGKYQDVVTLLQAKPYSGADAALVAYMEGNSALELRAYPTALAAYGRVKTEDNTLRLNTLHRTAYVYDTQGNMAEAIRFYRQALELAGDAPAIAQEIQNRIDSIQAAQSPKP; this is encoded by the coding sequence ATGAACGCTAATTTCACGCGCCTGTTTTCCTCTGGCCTGCTGGTGATGCTGCTATGGAGTGGCACCGTATTGGCGAATGTCGACAACTTGCAAGTAGCACGGAAGCTTCTGGCAGACTCGCTCTTCAGCGAAGCGGCGACCCTTCTGGTGGAATATGTCAATGAACACAGTGACGATGCGCATGCTATCCATATGCTTGGCCTCGCTGAGTTCGGGATGGAAAATTACCGCGAAGCGTTGCGCTGGTTTCTTATTTCGGACAACAAAGATACTACCAAGGCGCTCAAGGCCATCAATGCCAATTACATGGCACAGTCGTATGAGTTTTTAGGTGACTTAAAGAGTGCATTGGCTGCCTATGATGTTTTCCTGGAAGGCCAACCGGATGACGAAACCCGTCATGGAGCCGCGAGCATTGCTTACGAACTGGGTGAATATCGCCGCTCACTTGCCTATCTCGATACCATTAGCCGTAACTACCCGCACATGGAAACTGTTATTTTCGACCGGATGCGCAACCTGTACCATCTGGGGCAGATCAACGAAGCGCTTGAAGTGGCGCAAAAGGTTCAAATCAATAAGCTTGATCCCGAAAATGCGCTCGAATTACTTTACTACCAGTATAATATCGCCTTAGAACAGAAAAATTTCCGTGTTGCTTTCGAACGGCTTGAAGCTATTTTGCCGCGCCTTTCCGCGCCCAGCCGTGAGGTTTGGCAGCAGTATATTGCCTTGGCCGCACAGCAAGGGAAGGGCGATAAATTGCTCCAGCAAGGGGAGCGGTATCTCCGCGCATTTGGAACGGATCGCACTGTCATGGCGACGCTCACCAGTTATCTGCGGAATAATTTTACCACAACCGCTCCCAGTGTGATGGCCAAATTCAGCCCGTTGCACGACGACTTCCGTCGCCTGTACTTGCGCAAGCTCTATGCGATTGGCAGTCATCAGGAGTTAGTAAAAGAGGTAGAACAAAAAGCGATCGCCGATAGTGATATCGTCTTAATGTTTGTCGATTCGCTCGGCAAACTTGATCGCCGGAGCGAAGCGCTCCGTTACATTAACATCAGCCTGAGCCACGCGCGCGATACGCAGGAACGGCTGGCACTGCTAAACATCAAATATGATGTCATTGTCACCAACCAAGGAGATCGGCTTGCACTTTCGCAAGAAATTTATGAACAGTTCCCTTCGGGTGCCAGCTACTACAATTATCTTGCCGACCTCTATGCGGCTGGAAAATATCAAGACGTTGTCACACTCCTCCAAGCCAAACCCTATAGCGGTGCTGATGCCGCATTGGTAGCGTATATGGAAGGGAATAGCGCTCTTGAATTGCGAGCCTATCCAACCGCGCTGGCGGCATATGGACGGGTCAAGACTGAAGACAACACGCTTCGGCTCAATACATTGCACCGCACTGCATATGTGTACGATACACAAGGAAATATGGCAGAAGCGATACGCTTCTATCGCCAAGCACTGGAACTGGCAGGCGACGCTCCCGCCATTGCCCAAGAGATTCAAAACCGCATTGATAGTATTCAAGCGGCGCAATCACCGAAACCATAA
- a CDS encoding dihydroorotase — MLLIQQGHLVNPATKRSEVCDILIDGDTITSIAPSIEAPAGATVIDARGKHIFPGFIDLHVHLRDPGLEYKEDIHTGSDAAAKGGFSTVCCMPNTLPVNDSKTVTTYIVNKAKAYGKCRVLPYGSISKGMKGEVLTPMAELLEAGAIGFSDDGKNVDNAEMMKIALEYSSMWNALIAAHTEDPHIGKGGVVHEGFYSSKTGLKGIPDITESLGVARDIELAYYTGNRVHFCHVSSKRSIELIRQAKASGLPVTAEVTPHHLFLNDSAIETYDTNFKMNPPLRSEEDRLACIAGLLDGTLDAIATDHAPHAIGDKEKEFDNAPFGVIGLETALPVTLDLVHQGKMTLEELIAALTVKPAAILGRSDLGDVSVGRIADLSLWDLSATDTIDDSYFASKSHNSCFKGRQVVGRNTLTLFGGKPVYER, encoded by the coding sequence ATGCTACTCATTCAACAAGGCCACCTTGTCAACCCTGCGACGAAGAGAAGCGAAGTTTGCGACATTCTAATTGATGGGGACACCATCACCAGCATAGCTCCTTCGATTGAAGCACCAGCGGGTGCGACCGTCATCGATGCGCGTGGCAAACACATTTTCCCCGGTTTTATCGATCTGCATGTTCATCTGCGCGACCCTGGCTTAGAATATAAAGAAGACATTCATACCGGTTCGGATGCGGCGGCTAAAGGGGGATTTAGTACCGTCTGCTGCATGCCGAATACGTTACCCGTCAATGATTCTAAAACCGTCACGACCTATATCGTGAATAAGGCCAAAGCGTATGGCAAATGCCGCGTGTTGCCGTATGGTTCGATTTCCAAAGGGATGAAAGGTGAAGTGCTGACTCCGATGGCAGAACTGCTGGAAGCTGGCGCCATCGGTTTTAGTGACGACGGCAAAAACGTCGATAATGCCGAAATGATGAAAATTGCGCTCGAATACAGTTCCATGTGGAACGCGTTGATTGCCGCACATACCGAAGATCCGCACATCGGCAAAGGTGGCGTGGTGCACGAAGGGTTTTACTCGTCAAAAACCGGCCTGAAAGGGATTCCTGATATTACTGAATCGTTGGGCGTCGCACGCGATATCGAGCTGGCCTACTATACTGGTAATCGCGTCCATTTCTGTCACGTATCAAGCAAGCGGAGTATCGAGTTAATTCGTCAGGCGAAGGCCAGTGGTCTGCCTGTCACCGCTGAAGTGACACCGCACCATTTGTTCCTCAATGATAGTGCCATCGAAACCTACGATACCAATTTCAAAATGAACCCACCGCTCCGCTCTGAAGAAGACCGCCTTGCCTGCATAGCAGGACTGCTGGACGGGACGCTTGACGCCATTGCCACTGACCACGCACCGCATGCCATTGGCGATAAAGAGAAAGAATTCGACAACGCACCCTTCGGCGTTATCGGGCTGGAAACGGCATTACCTGTGACGCTTGACCTTGTGCATCAAGGAAAAATGACGTTGGAGGAGTTGATAGCTGCACTTACCGTAAAACCAGCGGCCATCTTGGGGCGTAGCGACCTTGGCGACGTTAGCGTGGGGCGCATAGCCGATCTTTCGCTATGGGATTTATCCGCGACGGATACGATTGACGATAGCTACTTCGCATCTAAATCGCATAACTCTTGCTTCAAAGGGCGCCAGGTTGTTGGGCGTAACACGTTGACACTTTTTGGTGGAAAGCCGGTTTATGAACGCTAA
- the tyrS gene encoding tyrosine--tRNA ligase: protein MFLPIDEQLALMKRGCAELINEAELREKLKKNRPMIVKAGFDPTAPDLHLGHTVLIQKLRHFQQLGHHVHFLIGDFTGMIGDPTGKNETRKPLTREDVLRNAETYKEQIFKILDREKTTVVFNSEWLTKLDIYSFMELAGKTTVARMLERDDFQNRYKSGSEISIVEFFYPLFQGYDSVAMKADIELGGTDQKFNLLMGRVLQKRYGQEEQCVLTMPILEGTDGVQKMSKSLGNYIGINEAPDAMFGKIMSISDDLMFRYYELLSDRTLDEIADMRQKMASGELHPKHIKMALGSELVDRYHGAGAGADAASNFDKVFANKENPDEMPEFDFSLAQEDRRLSAFIASIAFAKSNGEARRLIGQAGVSLDGETVSDENYEFTTAGTFVLKVGKRRFARITVR from the coding sequence ATGTTTTTACCGATAGACGAGCAATTAGCACTTATGAAGCGCGGTTGCGCAGAGCTGATAAATGAAGCGGAACTTCGCGAGAAACTGAAAAAGAATCGTCCTATGATCGTCAAAGCGGGCTTTGACCCGACTGCGCCGGATTTGCACCTCGGGCATACCGTGCTGATCCAGAAGCTGCGCCACTTCCAGCAACTTGGCCATCACGTTCACTTTCTGATTGGTGATTTCACCGGAATGATCGGTGATCCGACTGGTAAAAATGAAACGCGCAAGCCTCTGACGCGCGAAGATGTGTTGCGCAATGCCGAAACCTACAAAGAGCAAATTTTCAAAATCCTTGACCGTGAAAAAACCACGGTTGTTTTCAACTCCGAATGGCTGACGAAGCTTGATATTTATTCGTTTATGGAGCTTGCGGGCAAGACGACTGTGGCGCGGATGCTAGAGCGTGATGATTTTCAAAATCGCTATAAAAGCGGGAGTGAAATCAGCATTGTTGAGTTTTTCTATCCTTTATTTCAGGGCTACGATTCCGTCGCCATGAAAGCCGATATCGAACTGGGCGGCACCGACCAAAAGTTTAACCTGCTCATGGGGCGTGTACTGCAAAAACGCTACGGCCAAGAAGAACAGTGCGTGCTGACCATGCCGATTTTGGAAGGGACAGACGGCGTGCAGAAGATGTCGAAGTCGCTGGGCAACTACATCGGCATTAACGAAGCGCCAGACGCCATGTTCGGTAAAATCATGTCGATTTCTGACGATCTGATGTTCCGCTACTACGAACTGTTGAGCGATCGCACGCTCGACGAAATTGCCGATATGCGCCAGAAAATGGCCAGTGGTGAGCTGCATCCGAAACACATCAAAATGGCGCTTGGCAGTGAACTGGTTGATCGTTACCATGGTGCTGGAGCTGGCGCCGATGCGGCAAGTAATTTCGATAAAGTATTTGCCAATAAAGAAAATCCCGACGAGATGCCGGAGTTTGACTTTTCCCTGGCACAAGAAGACCGCCGTCTGAGTGCCTTTATTGCTTCCATCGCTTTTGCCAAAAGTAATGGCGAAGCGCGACGGTTGATTGGTCAAGCTGGAGTGTCGCTTGACGGAGAGACGGTCAGCGACGAAAATTATGAATTTACAACGGCAGGGACATTCGTTCTGAAAGTGGGCAAACGCCGCTTTGCACGTATCACAGTAAGGTAA
- a CDS encoding DUF3892 domain-containing protein, with the protein MAKNIRGNKDGKNGENDSYTIPGRGVVDREQLVREIEAGKHPSHHVVTINGEAYVRSNPDATDSNNVNKQ; encoded by the coding sequence ATGGCTAAGAATATTCGCGGCAATAAAGACGGAAAAAATGGTGAAAATGACTCATATACAATTCCTGGGCGGGGTGTTGTTGATCGAGAACAGTTGGTTCGTGAAATAGAAGCGGGGAAACACCCCAGTCATCATGTCGTAACAATAAACGGTGAAGCTTATGTTCGTTCTAACCCAGATGCGACTGACTCCAATAATGTAAATAAACAATGA
- a CDS encoding addiction module antidote protein yields the protein MKKTVTSRYDVTEHLRTPEEMAAYLEACLEEANGDAAFIAKALGDIARAKGMSQVARDAGVSRESLYKALSGERTPGFDTILKVMAALGLKLHAEAVNVSNHSQ from the coding sequence ATGAAAAAGACAGTTACTTCCCGTTACGATGTTACAGAGCATCTCCGTACCCCTGAAGAAATGGCCGCATATCTGGAAGCATGCCTGGAGGAGGCAAATGGGGACGCTGCCTTTATCGCAAAAGCCCTTGGTGACATCGCCCGTGCGAAAGGTATGTCACAAGTCGCACGCGACGCAGGCGTATCGCGTGAAAGCCTCTACAAAGCGCTTTCAGGAGAACGAACTCCCGGGTTCGACACCATCCTTAAAGTCATGGCAGCGCTGGGTTTGAAGTTGCACGCGGAAGCGGTGAATGTCTCAAATCATTCCCAGTAA